One Algoriphagus sp. Y33 genomic window, ACAAGCTCTTCTCCTGTTTATAAGCAAGCCGATTCTTATCCTAGAATAGCAGGAAACACCACCAAAGCTTCACTGCCTGATCAGATCAAAGTAAACAACCTCGACGGTGTACAAGCTGCTCAAGCTACAACCCTGGGTACATTTTCTGATCGCATAGGGGTCAAAGAAAACAAACTCAGAAGACTGAATGACCTTGACAAAGGGGAGCGTGTCGAAGCCGGAGAATATTATTATACGGAGAAAAAGAAAGCCAGTGCAGAAGTCGCTACCCATATTGTAAGACCCGGTGAAACGCTCTGGAGCATCTCCCAAAAATACGGCATTAAACTAGCTGCTCTTAAGTCCAAAAATAGAATTAGAAAAGACAGGGATTTAAAAGCCGGGATGGTACTCAACCTACAGGAGCATAGAAAACGTGGTGAGGAAATACCAAGGGTAAAGCTGAATACCCCGGCACCGGCCAGACAGGCAGTCGCCACCACTACTTCCGTTGCTTCACCTAGCCCTGCTGCCCAAGATAACACTTCAGTAGCACAGCCCTCCAGAATTACGCATACTGTGAGCAGTGGGGAAACATTATTTGCCATTAGTAAAAAATACGGAGTGACTGTCAATCAATTGAAAGACTGGAACAATATTGGAACTCAAAATATCATATCCATTGGGCAGAAATTGGTTATCTTTCGCCCCTAATCTGCAATCCCTAAGCTTTTTAAATGTCAAAGTATCTCCCGGTTTTTGGATTATTCCTACTGTGCCTCAGCCATACCATTCAGGCTCAGGATAGGCAATTCATTCCTGACACTGTACTGATCAACGGCGACACCTTGCTGATGCTTGGAGATTCCTTACTGATAGAAGAACCTAAAAAAGAAATCTTCTGGAAGACGGGGGGAAATTACAATCTCAATATACAACAGGTTACCTTGTCAAACTGGGCTGCAGGCGGATCGAGTACATTTGCACTAAATTCAGGTTTGACTCTTTTTGCAAATTACAAGAAAGACAATAAAGTCTGGGATACCCAACTTACGGTAAGTTTGGGCTTCAACAGACAGGATGACAGATCTTACAGAACTCGAAAAACCAACGACAACTTTACCTTTGTCACTAACTATGGTAGAGAACTATCAAAATTCTTCTATTTATCCACCCAGTTAGACGCAAGGGCCCAACTCCTTGCAGGATATAAATACACTAGACCTTCTGGAAGTGATCGGGATGAGCGAACCAAAATATCAGACCTACTTTCCCCTGGCTATATACAATCTTCTACGGGTCTTAATTACAGAAAAACCTACAACGATAAAAGTAAATTTTCTGTAATCCTATCCCCTTTCACGGGTAGATTTACTATTGTTTTAGACGATTCGTTAAGCAGAGCCGGTGCATTCGGGATAGTTCCCGGAGAAAATGTACGGGCTGAGGCTGGGGTTTCCATTGCTGCTTCTGTGGTGGACGTTCAGTTGATGAAAAATATCACATGGAAATCCGACCTTAATTTATTCTCCAATTACGAGGTATTTGGAAACATGGTAGTCAACTTCAATTCCGTGATTAGAATGAAAGTAAATAAATTCATTTCAACCCGGATAGAAACGGTGCTTATTTATGATGAAGAGGTATTTATCAACCAAGATGATGGCACTTCCAAGCAAGCTGTGCAGCTGCAAAACCTCATCAACTTTGGGATATCCCTGGATTTTTAGAAATCTGTCTCCAATCCAAATCTGCGCTGAAACTCCCCCAGTGCCGCATGCTTGTCCTTCAAAAAATTGAATTTATCAGTACTTGTATAGAGTTTATTACGCTCAGATTCCAATTCCTCCTTCAGTTCCAATTCCACTTTAAACTGATTGACCTTACCCAGTTCTCTGACAATCCGAACAAGCTCCGGTTTCATCTTCAACGCAAGCTCTTCCTGCACATGCCCCATTACTTCCAGAACTACCTTCCCCTCCCCGTTCATTCTCATAGCTTGCCCGAGAATGGCCAGTTCCATACTTTTCCCAAGCTTCTGGAAGTGTTCTCTTACGTTTGGAAACACCTCATCCAAAATCCCCTGCGTGAGATCTCTTCCCTTCTGTATTACTTCGACTACCTCTTCGCTAACCTTTGCTTTGGCATTCTCAAGCTCAACCTTGGCCTTTTGATCAGCCAATTGTTTGGTATGCCCAAGGTTTTTTGGAATAGAAATAGTCTTCAGTAGACCAGACTTAGAAGTGCCGGAAGAAGTAGGAAGGGAAATAGGCTCTTTAAGTGGCTCAGGAGCTACTTCTGTCAGACTTTTTTTTTTGCGTCTTCAGCCGCAATCATAGAGAGGCGGAACGCCTGCGGAAGCTTAGCCATTTTCATCAATGCCAATTCCACATGCAACCGCTGATTTTTAGAAGTTTTGTAATTGATATCGCAGTAGTTGGCGATGTTCAGAGCCGAAAGCAAAAAGGAGGCAGAAGTTGCTTCTGTCTGCTGCAAATAGCGTTCTTTAGCCGATTCAGAAACTTCTATCAATTCCACAGTCTCGGGATCCTTGGCAACCAAAAGGTCTCTGAAATGTTCACAAAGTCCAACTATGAAATTATGACCATCAAACCCTTTCTTTAAAATCTCATCAAAAATCAACAAGACCCTGGAAAGATCTTCCGAGACCAATGCATCCACGACTTTGAAATAATAATCATAATCTAAAATATGGAGATTGCCGATGGTTTCTTGATAAGTGACCTTTTTCCCGGCGGAATACGTCACTATCAAATCAAACATAGACAAGGCATCCCTTAGCGCCCCATCAGCTTTGGTGGCAATTAATCGAAGTGCTTCATCTTCATAATCTACCGTTTCCTTCTCTGCGATGTACTTGAGGTGTACCGCGATGTCTTTGATCTGAATTCTATTGAAATCAAAAATCTGGCACCGCGAAAGAATAGTAGGTATGATTTTATGCTTTTCGGTTGTAGCCAAAATAAAAATAGCATACTTCGGAGGTTCTTCCAAGGTCTTCAAAAAGGCATTAAAGGCCTGGTTGGACAGCATGTGAACCTCATCAATGATGTAGACTTTGTACTGCCCTTTTTGGGGGGCATATCGTACTTGGTCTACCAGATTACGAATGTCATCTACCGAGTTGTTCGAAGCAGCATCGAGTTCGTAGATATTGAAAGAGCTATTGTTCTGAAAAGAGACACAGGACTCACATTCACCGCAGGCTTCAAAATCTGCCTGAAGATTTTCACAGTTAATCGTCTTCGCTAGGATACGGGCACAGGTAGTTTTACCCACCCCACGTGGACCACAAAACAAAAAAGCCTGGGCTAAGTGATTGTTTTTTATGGCATTCTGAAGCGTGGTAGTAATATGCTGCTGCCCAACTACGCTTTTGAAATCTGCCGGTCTGTATTTTCTTGCCGAAACGACGAAATTTTCCATCACCGCAAGATATAAAAAACTCTATACTCGGGAAGCCTGAAAAATCGCAATTTGAGACAATTTTCGCTAATTATTTGAGCACTAGGAAGATGAAATATAAGAGAATTAGAAGATTGATTTTGGTGGGTTGAAAGTAGGAAGGAAATAAAGTTGTAGAGTATGTCAAAGTCGCAGAGACATCAGCACCACCAAAAAGCGGATTATGGCATTTTGGAATTTATGTTTAAAATTTCCCACACGAAATTCTTAACAGCTCCACTTTGGAACGAAAATACAATTAACTTTGTAATCCAAATTCAAATGGGGCTGACCGGTTTTGACAGTAAGTGTAAAGATCGGGCTCGCATGCAGGCTGGAGTATGTATGGCCTTAAAAAATTCATACGCACTATAAATGGCGAAGAATCTTACGCTATGGCTGCCTAATCTTACCTTAACAGGAAAGAAAGCTTAAAGGGTTGAGTTACGAGAGTAATTCCCCGGCCACATCTCACCGCCCGTTGTCTGATCCGGGTGGATCTGAGGTGTCGACTTGACCGGACTGCGGCCTGTGATGCTATTAAGCAGGTCTAAGACAAATAGCTAAGCCGGATTCAGGTGTGTCACCCAGCATAATCCGGTCGAAAATCCAACAGGTGACTAAGCATGTAGACGGTACGTTGTTTCCTTATCTGGACGCGAGTTCGAATCTCGCCAGCTCCACGGAAAAAGCTAAAAAAAAGTTGAAGAAATTATACAAAATGACTTCAATAAATTGATTAAAAGGAATTAAATAGCTGATTAACAGTCTTTTAATTTTAGATTATCAGATTTTAGCTTTTCAGAATTGTAAAATTAAAGCCTGCAAAAAGACTCTTTGCAGGCTTTTTTTTGTGGCTAAAACCACCAAAATCTTCACAATTACTCAAAATTCAGTTGCGTCATTCGTGTAGTTCGGCTTCTCCCAAAAAAAAGACGCTGGCTGGAAGTCATAGTTAACTGATTATGAACATGTTCATATATTGAGCTTCTTGTTATTTAGAGCCTGATTTTCGAGTTTTATTTAACTTTAAACTAATTTGTCATGTTAGAAAAAAGCTTCGGATTGCATTTCTTCTTGAAACAATCCAAAAAAGAAACCGGATCAGCGAGGTATGTCTACCTCAGGATTACCGTGGATGGTCAATCAAAAGAACTGTCTACCAAAAGATTGTGGGCAGTTTCACGATGGAATACAGCTTTTGGTAGAGCAGAGGGGACAAAAGAAGATGCCAGAGAATTAAATGCCTATTTGGACACCATCCATCACAAAGTACTTCAGGCGAAAAAACAATTACTTGAATCAGACAAGGAAATTTCCGCCGAATCCTTGAAAAATATTATCCTTGGTATTGGAGAAAAAAGAAAAATGATCCTAGAAATCTTCCAAGAACACAATGATAATTTAGAATCATTGGTAGGAAAGGATTTCGCAGAAGGGACCCTGCTACGCTACAAAACCTCGCTGGACCACACCCGCTCATTTATTAACTGGAAGTACAAGAAAAAGGATATGGACATAAAGCAGTTAGATTACGAGTTTATCTCATCCTACGCTTTCTGGCTTAAGAGTATTAGAAATTGCAATCACAATACCACTGTAAAATATCTCAACAACTTTAAAAAAGTAGTTCTAATCTGCATCAATAATGGATGGCTTGACAGAAACCCATTCATCCGTTTCAAGATGGCGACCAAAGTCAACAACAGGGTTTTTCTTACTTGGCATGAAATAGAAAATTTAATAGAGAAAAAATTCTCTATACAACGTCTTAGCCAGGTTAGGGATATTTTCCTTTTTAGCTGCTTTACTGGACTAGCCTATATTGATGTCAAAAATCTAAAAAGGAATCAGATTTCTACGGGAATAGATGGGGAAAAATGGATTTATACCCATCGACAAAAAACAGATTCTCCTACCCGTTTACCCTTATTACCAAAAGCTTTGGAACTTATTGAAAAGTATAAGAACCATCCTCAATGCCAGGACGAGGCTCATGTCCTACCAGTATTGAGCAACCAAAAGATGAATTCGTATCTTAAGGAAATCGCAGATGTCTGCGAGATCAATAAACCACTAACTTTTCATATAGCAAGGCACACATTTGCGACAACAATCACGCTTGCCAACGGAGTCCCTATCGAAACCGTATCAAAAATGCTCGGACACAAATCCCTTAAGCAGACACAGCACTATGCCAAAATCCTAGATACGAAGATAAGTTTTGACATGAAGGCACTCCGAGATAAGTTAAAATAAATTAAGAATACAGCTTATTTTATGGAGAGTCCAAAACTCAAAAATGAATCTTACATTGAACAAGAACAACGGAAAATCAAAATATGCCAGGGAATTGATGGGGAGGGGGAAACTCTAATTGAGGTCAAGTTTAAATAGGAAACTATCTAGTAAACAAACCATATTTTTCAAAATTAATTTACCCAAATAGAAATGGACCTATTCATAGCCGAAAAATCGAACATTGAAACAACTGAAACCAAAATCAACGGAATGACTTGTGTGAGTTGCTAAGTCCACTTAAGTCACGAATTAAATAAATTCAACGGAATCGTATACTCAAAAACGTCCTTTGAAAATGGAAATGTAATTATTGAATTTGAAAAAACAGAAATCGAGAAAGCAATTAATTCAACAGTCTATAGCGTAACCGACAAAGATGAAAACAAATGGTAGTTCAATTAAAACCAGAAATAAATTGTCCAAACTGCAGACATAATAAATCAGAGGATCTGCCAAAAAATGCATGGCAGTTTTTCTATATGGAACAGTACCTTGTTCACTAATTCAAGAAAACGAAAGTTGTTGTTAAAAACCATTGCAATAAGCCAAATACACTTCCAATTCTCACATGCTTTCAGATAAGTCAGAAGTTGCAAAAAATATTTCTTTGCAAAGTTTAAAGGAAATCTTAAACCCAATTAAGAAAATTGCGTAGATTAAGATTCAGCTAAATTATTTCAAAGCCTCAGGAATTTATCCTATAATTGTATTAGTGAAAAAATCATTTTCCATAGTTTTAGCATTTTTACTTCTTTTCACAAACATCGGTTTGGCGAAAAGCAGTCATATATGCATGGGATCTGAAATGTTAAATGCAATAGGTCTTTCTGCCAAAAATTTGGATTGTGGTATGAAACACCAAAAGTCTTCTTCTTCTGAAGAAGGGGGCTTAAGTGAAGCAAACCCATGTTGTCAAAATAGTTTTGAACTTGTTCATAACGATGGGGATCAACAATTAAAAGTTCTTCAATTAGATTCAGCCCAACTAATTTTTGTTGCGGCATTTACCCAATCCTTTATCTTTGGTATTGAATTAACAAGTACTGAAGCTTATATAAATCCATTTATTTCCCCCCCTTCGATTGAAAAAAACTACACAGTTCTTTTTCAATCATTCCTGATTTAATACTTCCTGGTAATCGG contains:
- a CDS encoding DUF3078 domain-containing protein — translated: MSKYLPVFGLFLLCLSHTIQAQDRQFIPDTVLINGDTLLMLGDSLLIEEPKKEIFWKTGGNYNLNIQQVTLSNWAAGGSSTFALNSGLTLFANYKKDNKVWDTQLTVSLGFNRQDDRSYRTRKTNDNFTFVTNYGRELSKFFYLSTQLDARAQLLAGYKYTRPSGSDRDERTKISDLLSPGYIQSSTGLNYRKTYNDKSKFSVILSPFTGRFTIVLDDSLSRAGAFGIVPGENVRAEAGVSIAASVVDVQLMKNITWKSDLNLFSNYEVFGNMVVNFNSVIRMKVNKFISTRIETVLIYDEEVFINQDDGTSKQAVQLQNLINFGISLDF
- a CDS encoding DNA polymerase III subunit gamma/tau; translated protein: MENFVVSARKYRPADFKSVVGQQHITTTLQNAIKNNHLAQAFLFCGPRGVGKTTCARILAKTINCENLQADFEACGECESCVSFQNNSSFNIYELDAASNNSVDDIRNLVDQVRYAPQKGQYKVYIIDEVHMLSNQAFNAFLKTLEEPPKYAIFILATTEKHKIIPTILSRCQIFDFNRIQIKDIAVHLKYIAEKETVDYEDEALRLIATKADGALRDALSMFDLIVTYSAGKKVTYQETIGNLHILDYDYYFKVVDALVSEDLSRVLLIFDEILKKGFDGHNFIVGLCEHFRDLLVAKDPETVELIEVSESAKERYLQQTEATSASFLLSALNIANYCDINYKTSKNQRLHVELALMKMAKLPQAFRLSMIAAEDAKKKV
- a CDS encoding site-specific integrase; the protein is MLEKSFGLHFFLKQSKKETGSARYVYLRITVDGQSKELSTKRLWAVSRWNTAFGRAEGTKEDARELNAYLDTIHHKVLQAKKQLLESDKEISAESLKNIILGIGEKRKMILEIFQEHNDNLESLVGKDFAEGTLLRYKTSLDHTRSFINWKYKKKDMDIKQLDYEFISSYAFWLKSIRNCNHNTTVKYLNNFKKVVLICINNGWLDRNPFIRFKMATKVNNRVFLTWHEIENLIEKKFSIQRLSQVRDIFLFSCFTGLAYIDVKNLKRNQISTGIDGEKWIYTHRQKTDSPTRLPLLPKALELIEKYKNHPQCQDEAHVLPVLSNQKMNSYLKEIADVCEINKPLTFHIARHTFATTITLANGVPIETVSKMLGHKSLKQTQHYAKILDTKISFDMKALRDKLK